A region of the Exiguobacterium aurantiacum DSM 6208 genome:
ATCCGATCGAGTTCGGAGCGGATTACGTGCTCCACAGCGCGACGAAGTATTTAGGTGGCCATAGTGACGTCGTCGCAGGGCTCGTCGTTTCTCGGACCGAAGAACTTGGTGAGGACTTGGCGTTCCTCCAAAACTCGGTCGGCGCCGTCCTTGGACCACAGGATAGCTTCCTAGTCGTCCGTGGCATCAAGACACTTGCCGTCCGGATGGAAGAAATCGAATCGAACGCACTCGCGCTCGTCGACTTTTTGACAAAACATGAGGCGATCGGACGCGTATTGCACCCGAGCGTCGCAAGCGATGAGGCGAAGCGCGTGCATACGTCACAAGCACGTGGATTCGGCGGGATGATCGCGTTTGACGTCGGATCGGCCGAAGCGGCAGAACTCATCGTCGCGAAGACACATTACTTCACGCTCGCGGAAAGTCTTGGCGCGGTCGAGAGTTTGATCAGTGTCCCGGCACGGATGACCCACGCGTCCATCCCTCCGGAACGACGCCTTGAGCTTGGGATTACGGATGGGCTCGTCCGCATCTCCGTCGGTCTTGAGGATGTGGCTGATTTGATTGAAGATTTAGAACGAGCGCTCGCATCCGTCGCGACGAT
Encoded here:
- a CDS encoding bifunctional cystathionine gamma-lyase/homocysteine desulfhydrase gives rise to the protein MRTKTALIHGGKTTDPLTGAVTPAIYQTSTYKQDGIGNLREGYEYSRTANPTRTALETLIADIEGGARGFAFASGMAAVSTILMLLKSGDHVIVGSDVYGGTYRVFNRVFQSLGLEASFVDTADETAVRAALQPNTKMIYVETPTNPLLNVTDLKQMRQIADEADTLFVVDNTFMTPYFQNPIEFGADYVLHSATKYLGGHSDVVAGLVVSRTEELGEDLAFLQNSVGAVLGPQDSFLVVRGIKTLAVRMEEIESNALALVDFLTKHEAIGRVLHPSVASDEAKRVHTSQARGFGGMIAFDVGSAEAAELIVAKTHYFTLAESLGAVESLISVPARMTHASIPPERRLELGITDGLVRISVGLEDVADLIEDLERALASVATISN